From Marivirga harenae, one genomic window encodes:
- a CDS encoding C39 family peptidase — MKNNILRLDISRQPTDSTCGPTSLHAVYNYFNEDLSLEEVIQSIEYLASGGTLAVMLGIDALKRGFQAEIITFNLKIFDPSWFQNENIDLVHKLKEQLKHKKTPKFKQASKAYIQFLESGGKISYKTLSKDLIQSYLSKEIPILTGLSATYLYNEKREFGEEPVLYDDIKGQPSGHFVVLNGLNYENGSVKVADPLHANPFETQNYSVDIDHLICAILLGIITYDANLLIINK; from the coding sequence TTGAAAAATAACATACTCCGACTGGATATTTCCAGGCAACCTACTGACAGCACTTGCGGTCCAACAAGTTTACATGCTGTTTATAATTATTTCAATGAAGATCTTAGCTTAGAGGAAGTCATCCAATCCATAGAATATTTGGCAAGTGGTGGAACATTAGCTGTTATGTTGGGTATAGATGCCTTGAAAAGGGGGTTTCAAGCTGAAATCATAACTTTTAATTTAAAAATATTTGATCCTAGTTGGTTTCAAAATGAAAATATTGATTTAGTACATAAATTAAAAGAACAACTTAAACACAAAAAGACTCCGAAATTTAAACAAGCCTCTAAAGCATACATACAATTTCTGGAAAGCGGTGGGAAAATTTCATACAAGACTCTAAGTAAAGATTTAATACAATCATACTTGAGCAAAGAAATCCCTATTTTGACAGGTCTAAGTGCCACTTATCTGTATAATGAGAAAAGAGAGTTTGGTGAAGAACCTGTACTTTATGATGATATTAAGGGGCAACCATCAGGTCATTTTGTTGTTTTAAATGGATTGAATTATGAAAATGGAAGTGTAAAAGTAGCAGATCCACTTCATGCTAATCCGTTCGAAACGCAAAATTATTCTGTCGATATCGATCATCTAATTTGCGCTATTCTATTAGGTATTATTACCTATGATGCTAACTTATTAATTATTAATAAATGA